The window TTTCGCAAAGAGAATATCCCCTGCCTCAAATCGCCGCTTTGTACTTGAGAGGTCGTCAAGAGGCTCCCAATCAGGAACCGGATTGTTAGGGTCAATATGCTCCAATCCAACGTGTTTCTCTAACGCTATCTTCTGTGGGTCAACGTTGTCTGACCGTTTGTACGCTACATCGTGGAGTTGGATTTTCTCCCAATCCTGTCCCTGTTCACCACCCTTCTCTTGTTGAGCGAACTCATCCAGCGTCAACTCCTCACTCATAGTTTAACGCCTCCATATGATCGCTCATCGTCGCCTCGATCTCATCACGCTCGGCCTGCAATTCGCGCAGTTTCGCCAGTTCCTCCCCGACGTCAATATCCTCCTCCGGCTCAGTCGTATCCACGTACAGCGCGATGTTGAGGTTGTAGTCGTTCTCTCGAATCTCATCGAGCGACACCGTGCGGCTCACGCGCTCCTCGGTCGTCCACTCGCGGAAGTTCCCAACGATGTGGTCGAGGCCGTCCTCCGTGAGTTCGTTCTGGTTCGATAGCTCCTCGTAGAAGTCCTCGTCTGCGGCGTGAATGAACTGCACAGCGTCCTCGCGCTCGGCGGGCTTGTCCGTGTTCAACACCAGAACCGCGGAGGGAATCGAGTTGTTCTGGAACAGATTCCCGGGAAGCCCGACGATGGCCTCCACCATATCGTTCTCCAGCATCGGCTTCCGATACCGCGACTCGTGCTTGCGGAACAGCACACCGTGCGGAATAACGATGGCGGCCTTCCCCCCGGCCTCGTCGCGCTCGGGACGCTTGAGTTGGTTCGCCATGTGCATGATGAACGCGTAATCGCCCCGATCGGCACGCGGGAGTTTCTCGTGCCAGTCGAAGCGCCCATACGGGTCGTCTTGGAGGTCGTCTTTCGCCCAATCTGCCGAGAACGGGAAGTTCGCGAGGACGCGGTCGAAACGCGTGAGTTCGTTCTCCTCGTCGTTCATGAAGGCGGGATTTGAGAGCGAGTCCTCACGCTGAATCTCTCCATCGAGGCCGTGGATAGAGAGGTTCATCTTCGCAATCGCGGCAATATCGGGATTCACCTCCTGTCCGGTGAAGGTCAGCTTCGTCGGGTCACCGCCCTGCTCCTCGCGATAGTACCGAGCCGCCTCGATGAGCATCCCCCCCGATCCGACCGTCGGGTCGTGGAACGTCATTCCGTCCTCGAACGCGTCCACGAGCCGGACGCAGAGGTTGACGATGTGCGGGGGCGTGAAGAACTGTCCACCGGACTTGCCCTCCTCCTCCGCGAAGTGACGCACTAAGTCCATGTACGCCTCGCCGAGCATATCCGGTGGGATACTGTCCCGGTCAAGGTCGTACTTCGAGAGGTGTTCGACCAGCCGACCGAGCCGGTCGTCGTCCAAGGCGTCGGCGTCGATGTAGTCGGCGCGAAACACGCCGGTCAGCTCCGGGTTCGCTTCGGTGAGCGCGTCGAATGCCTCGTTCAGCGCTTGGTCGATGTTGTCGTTGACTGCGCGAATGTCCTCCCACAGGTAGCCTTCAGGGACGACAGGAATGTTGTACAGTTTCTCTCGGCGTGCGAAATCCTCGCCGTACTCATCGAGGTTCTCGGCGTACTGCTTCTCGAACTCGTCGGAGATCGACTTGTAGTAGACGAGCGGGAGGATGAACTCCTTGTAGTCGGTGGGGTCGACGGCGTCTCGAATAATGTCGGCACATTTGAAGAGATGGGATTCGAGGTCGTCCAAGGAGAGTGGCATACTACTTTCGTCCGGGGGAAGTGTGATATGTTCTGCGGTAGCGCCGACTATCCCGCCACCAGACTCACCGATCCGCGAGTCTACCGCATCGTAATCGCTGTACGTGACGGATCCGAACGCGCCGACCGAATGTCAGTGAACGTAGATTCACCCCGCAAATCGCATGACTGCCTAGAGATTGTCCGCTTCAGAAGATGTCGGTGAGCGTATGGGTGGGGCGGATTCGAACCTCGGTCGCTCCGCTCGCTGTCGCTCACGTCGCTCCCTGCTTCGAACCCGCAACACCAGTTCGTCCACGCGGACCGCTCGCTGTCGCTCGCGGTTGCGAGGAATCAGAAGTGGGTTGGGGCGGATTCGAACCGCCGACCTGCTCCGTGTGAAGGAGCCGTCATAACCTGGCTAGACCACCAACCCGCTCGTGTCGAGGTATCCGACCTCGCGACTTAAGGGTTACTTTACACCGACAACGTGGCCCGCCAGCGGCCCGCGCGGACGGGAAACAGAAAGCCGCCTTACTCGTCCGTCGCCGCGTCGTGGCCACGGTACTCTTTCACGCGGGTGCGCGCCGACGCGACCGCGTCGCGGGCTTCGCCCTCCGCACGCTCCTCTAACTCCTTGAGATCTGCCTGTATCCGATCGAGTCGCGACGGCTCGGGCTCCGGCTCGTCTTCCTCTCGACCCACCAGCTCTTTCACTCGCGCTTCGACCGGCTCCAGTTCCTCTTTGACCCCCTCTTTCGCGTGCTCGGCAGCGCGGCCGAGGTAGTATCGCGCGTCTTCGAAGTGCTTGCTCATATCTGCCCTTTAGCGAAGGACAAATAAAGCCCTTGTGGCGCGTGGCTCCGGAGATCGCACCGCGGCTCACGGCGATCACGATTGCGGCGACGGCGGGGACGGCGCGGTCGCTCAGTACGAAGGTGACTCCTCGGGTTCCCCGTCGCGCGCGTTGGCGACCCGTCCGAGCGTGAACAAGAGGTCGGAGAGTCGGTTGAGGTAGGTGACGACCGTCTCGTTTATCGGCTCCGAGCGAGCGAGTTCGACCGTCCGGCGCTCGGCGCGGCGGGTCACGGTTCGCGCGTGGTGGAGCCGCGCTCCGACCTCACCTCCGCCGGGGAGGATGAACGACCGCAGCGGCTCCAGTTCCTCGTCGAGCGCGTCGATCCGGTCTTCGAGTATCTCGACGATGTCACTCGTCACTTCCGGGTCGTCGGGGTCCGGGTCGGGATTCGCGAGGTCGGCTTGCACTACGTGGAGGTGGTTCTGGACCGTCTCTAACAGCTCGTCGAGGTCGTCGTGGCCGGTCGGACG is drawn from Halorubrum sp. BV1 and contains these coding sequences:
- a CDS encoding class I SAM-dependent DNA methyltransferase; its protein translation is MPLSLDDLESHLFKCADIIRDAVDPTDYKEFILPLVYYKSISDEFEKQYAENLDEYGEDFARREKLYNIPVVPEGYLWEDIRAVNDNIDQALNEAFDALTEANPELTGVFRADYIDADALDDDRLGRLVEHLSKYDLDRDSIPPDMLGEAYMDLVRHFAEEEGKSGGQFFTPPHIVNLCVRLVDAFEDGMTFHDPTVGSGGMLIEAARYYREEQGGDPTKLTFTGQEVNPDIAAIAKMNLSIHGLDGEIQREDSLSNPAFMNDEENELTRFDRVLANFPFSADWAKDDLQDDPYGRFDWHEKLPRADRGDYAFIMHMANQLKRPERDEAGGKAAIVIPHGVLFRKHESRYRKPMLENDMVEAIVGLPGNLFQNNSIPSAVLVLNTDKPAEREDAVQFIHAADEDFYEELSNQNELTEDGLDHIVGNFREWTTEERVSRTVSLDEIRENDYNLNIALYVDTTEPEEDIDVGEELAKLRELQAERDEIEATMSDHMEALNYE
- a CDS encoding cob(I)yrinic acid a,c-diamide adenosyltransferase, with product MTIYTGRGDEGETDLRDLSRVSKASPRIEAYGTVDEANALIGTVRPTGHDDLDELLETVQNHLHVVQADLANPDPDPDDPEVTSDIVEILEDRIDALDEELEPLRSFILPGGGEVGARLHHARTVTRRAERRTVELARSEPINETVVTYLNRLSDLLFTLGRVANARDGEPEESPSY